One window of Mus caroli chromosome 11, CAROLI_EIJ_v1.1, whole genome shotgun sequence genomic DNA carries:
- the Cacng1 gene encoding voltage-dependent calcium channel gamma-1 subunit codes for MSQTKTAKVRVTLFFILVGGVLAMVAVVTDHWAVLSPHLEHHNETCEAAHFGLWRICTARVAVHNRDKSCEHVTPSGEKNCSYFRHFNPGESSEIFEFTTQKEYSISAAAIAIFSLGFIIVGSICAFLSFGNKRDYLLRPASMFYAFAGLCLIVSVEVMRQSVKRMIDSEDTVWIEYYYSWSFACACAAFILLFLGGLFLLLFSLPRMPQNPWESCMDAEPEH; via the exons ATGTCACAGACCAAAACAGCGAAGGTTCGTGTGACCCTCTTCTTCATCCTGGTGGGCGGGGTGCTCGCCATGGTGGCCGTGGTGACTGACCACTGGGCCGTGCTGAGTCCACACCTGGAGCACCACAATGAGACGTGCGAGGCAGCCCACTTTGGCCTCTGGAGGATCTGCACCGCTCGGGTTGCCGTGCACAACAGAGACAAGAGTTGTGAGCATGTCACACCATCAGGGG AAAAGAACTGCTCCTACTTCAGGCACTTCAACCCAGGAGAGAGCTCGGAAATCTTTGAATTCACCACTCAGAAGG AGTACAGCATCTCAGCAGCAGCCATTGCCATCTTCAGCCTCGGCTTCATCATTGTGGGTTCCATCTGCGCATTTCTGTCCTTCGGGAATAAGCGTGATTACCTGCTGAGGCCAGCATCCATGTTTTATGCCTTCGCAG GGCTTTGCCTCATCGTCTCTGTGGAGGTCATGAGGCAGTCGGTGAAGCGTATGATTGACAGCGAGGACACGGTCTGGATAGAGTACTACTATTCGTGGTCTTTCGCCTGTGCATGTGCCGCGTTCATCTTGCTCTTCCTCGGTGGGctgttcctcctgctcttctcccTGCCTCGGATGCCCCAGAACCCCTGGGAATCCTGCATGGACGCTGAGCCAGAGCACTAG